The Maledivibacter sp. genomic interval ATAGAGATTAACGTTTGTATAGGAAGTGCCTGTCATTTAAAAGGAGCATATAATGTTATAACTAATCTTAAAAAATTAATACAAGAAAAACAGTTAGAGAATAAAATTGAAGTTAAGGCAGCATTCTGCTTAGGAGAATGTACAAGGGGAGTTTCAGTAAGAATTAACGATGAGAATATAGTTTCAGTTGGTGAAGATAAAGTAGATAGATTTTTTGAAGCCCATCTCGCTGGGAGGTTATAAAATTGGATTCTCTAACTATATCTAATGCAAACTGTCGTAATTGCTATAAGTGTTTTAGAAATTGTTTAGTTAAGTCTATAAAGATTAAAAATGAACAAGCAGAAATGGTAAATAAAACCTGTATATATTGTGGACAGTGTCTAACATCATGTCCCCAGGGAGCTATAAAATTTGAAAGTGATTTAAATCTGGTTAAAAGGGCCATGAATGAAGGGAAAAAAGTTGTTGTAAGCATAGCTCCATCCTTTGTGGGAGCTTTTGATATCCTTGAAGCTGGACAAGTTGTTACCGCTTTAAAGAACCTCGGGTTTGATATTGTAGAAGAAACGGCAATTGGTGCAGAGGTAGTTAAAAATTTATATAAAGAAAGTATTAATAAGAAAAATAGAAAAAACATAATTACTACTTGCTGTCCATCTGCTAATTCCCTAATAGAAATTTATTATCCTTCTATGTTAAAATATATGCTCCCAGTGGTTTCACCCATGATTGCCCACGGCAAGATCTTAAAGAGGTCATATGGCAGTGACGTTTTTGTGGTATTTATTGGACCTTGTATAAGCAAAAATATTGAAGCTAGGGATTTTCAGCATGATACCGCAGTGGACGCAGTATTGACCTTTAATGAGCTTAAAACATGGATTAAAGAAGAAAATATAGATATACAATCTTTAAGCAATAGCAACTTTGATAATAAGTCCTACAAAGCAGGAAGTAGCTTTCCCTTAAATGGGAGCATAATAGAAAATCTTTTTAAAGAAGATAAGCATTCGTATGAATTAATAAATGTATCGGGGATTAATGAGTGTAAGGAAATATTAGAGAGCATTGAAAAGGGAGAATTGAGTAATGTCTGTTTAGAGATCAATATTTGTAAGGGCGGGTGCATAGCAGGCCCTGGAATGCCCAAGGACTCAGGCTCCTATTATTCCAGAAAAAAGAAGGTAAGGGATTACGCAACCAAAAAAGAAGTGCTGGCCCAGGAGGATTATTTCCATTTACCAAAGGAAATGAACTTAAAGAAATTATTTTTTGATAAAAGCATAAAAACAATTAAAGCAAGTGAAGAAGAAATAGAAGTCATACTAAATAAAATGGGAAAATATAAAAAGGAAGATGAGCTTAATTGTGGAAGCTGTGGCTATGACACTTGCCGTGAAAAGGCACAAGGGATATTTGAGGGTAAAGCAGAGCATAATATATGTCTTCCCTATATGAGAAATAGATCTGAAAGCCTAGCAAATATAACCTTTGAATATACTCCAAATGTTATTTTTGTACTTAGTGGCGAATTAAAGGTACTTGAGTTTAATCCCTCGGCGGAAAGAATATTTAAAGTTAAGGCCGATTATATAAAAGGCAAACCCATATCAATGTTGATTGATGACAGTGATTTTGGTCAGGTTATAAAAACTAAAGGGAATATACTTGGAAAGAGGATTTCATATCTAGATTATGGAGTTGTTCTTTTTCAAAATATATTATACCTAGACGATCAAAATGTTCTCCTAGTTATTATGTCCAATAATACCATGGAGGAAAAGCAAAAAGAAGAATTGAAGAAGGTAAAAGAAAATGCTGTAAGGGCTGCTCAAAATGTTATTAATAAGCAAATGAGAGTAGCACAAGAAATAGCAAGCCTACTTGGAGAAACTACTGCAGAAACTAAAACAACACTTACAAAACTAAAAATGATAGCATTGGCAGAAGATGGTGATCTTAAATGAGTTTTTTTATAGATATTTCATATGACAGTTTGAACAAAAATGGAGAAGAGCTTTGTGGAGATAAGGTCGAGATAGTGTATACAGATAATAGTACTATAATTGTTTTGGCCGATGGATTGGGTAGTGGGGTTAAAGCTAATATACTAGCGACCCTAACATCGAAAATAGCGGCAACTATGCTAAAGGAAGGCTCTACTATTTATGAAACAGTGGATACGATTGTAAACACTTTACCTGAATGTAAAGTCAGAAAATTAGCCTATTCAACATTTACAATAGTTAAAGTATATAACGATGGCAAAGTATATATAGTAGAATGTGATAATCCACCAATATTTTTTATAAGAAATAATAGGATTTTAAACATTGAAAAGACCGATAAAAATATAAATGGAAAGTTGATTAAGGAAAGTGAGTTTATGCTGGAGAAGGAAGATGTATTAACTGTAGTAAGCGATGGAGTTATTCATGCTGGTGTTGGTGGAATATTAAATCTAGGTTGGCAGTGGGAAAATGTGGCTGAATATCTGGAACGTTTATCAAAGGATATGAAAAGTGCTAAAAATATTTCAAAGGGTTTGGTTAATGCTTGTAACAATTTATATGTAAACAAGCCTGGGGATGATACCACTGTGGCAACAATAAAGGTTAGACATCCAGAGATAGTAAACATATTTACTGGGCCTCCACAGGATCAAAATAACGATACATATGTGATAGATGAGCTTATGAAAAGTGAAGGAAAGAAAATAGTCTGTGGGGGAACTGCGGCAAAAATAACGTCGAGAGAACTGGCAGAAGATTTAGTTACTAATATAGATTATATTGATAAAGAGGTGCCTCCTACGGCCCATATAAAGGGTATCGATTTAGTAACAGAAGGAGTATTGACCCTTAGTAAGGCGGTAGAAAAAATAAGGTGTTTCTCAGATTCCTCCTGTGACAAGTATACAGTATACAATCCTACGAAAAAGGATGGAGCTTCATTATTGGCTAGGATTCTTATAGAAGAATGTACTCACATAAATCTTTGGGTTGGTAAAGCTGTTAATCCAGCCCATCAAAACCCGGACTTACCTATTGATTTGAGTATAAAACTTAAGGTTGTTGATCAGCTAGTAAAATTGATGAAAAAGTTAGGCAAGAATGTAAATCTAATAAATGTTTAACCCATACCATTTGCAGAAATTTTTCTAGTTTATGTGCAAATGAATAATTTGGGTTTAAGATGTGGGGTGAATTATTATGAGGCGATTTGAAAATGATGTTCAAGTAATAAAATATGAAGTTTTAAAAGAAGTTGCAAGATTGGCAATGGAAGGAACTCTGGAAGAAAACCGTCATACTATACCTGAAAAAATCAGTCCAGGTCCTAAACCTAGGACAAGATGCTGTGTATATAAAGAAAGGGCAATAATAGAAGAAAGAATAAAAATAGCTAGTGGCGGGGATAAGGAAAATCCAAATAATATAGAGATTATTAATATAGCCTGTGATGAGTGTTCTATTAATCGCTATACTGTTACGGAAGCCTGTAGAGGATGCTTGGCTAAGTGGTGCCATGAAGCCTGTCCCGTTGACGCTATTTACTATGTAGGTCATAGGGCATACATCAATAACAATAAGTGTATAGAATGTGGTAGATGTAAAAATGTTTGTCCCTATAATGCTATTTCTGATGTTATGAGACCCTGTAGAAAAGCCTGTGAAGCAGATGCTTTGTACATCGATTCCGATAAAAAGGCTGTTATTGATAGCGAAAAATGTGTACAATGTGGCGCATGTGTGTATAAGTGTCCCTTTGGAGCCATTGTGGACAAGTCCTTTGTAGTAGATGTCATAGACCTATTAAAGGAATCAAAGGAAAGTGATACAAATGTTTATGCTGTTATAGCACCGGCTATATCCACCCAGTTTACCCATGTGAAAATTGGTCAATTAGTAAAGGGGATTAAGCTTTTAGGCTTTCATGATGTTGTTGAGGCTGCATTGGGAGCAGATATTATAGCCTTCCATGAGACCGGTGAGTTCGCCAAGGAGGTAGGGGAAAAGGGAGTGATTACTAGCTCTTGCTGTCCTGCGTTTGTTTCTTATATAAGAAGGAACTATCCAGAATTGGAAGACAATATATCAACTGCTGTTTCACCCATGATAGCAGTGTCAAGATTAATTAAAAATACGGATAAAAATGCAAAGGTAGTTTTTATTGGCCCCTGTACTGCTAAAAAAATGGAGATCAATGAAGAAGGGGTAAGGGGAAGTACAGATTATGTAATTACCTTTGAGGAACTTACCTCCATGATAGATGCGGCTGAAATAGATTTAAAGGAATGTGAAGAAGAAGTTTTAGATAATGCTTCTTTCTTTGGTAGAATTTTTGCACGTTCAGGAGGACTGACCGAGGCTATTAATCACGTGATTAAGGAAGAAAAAATAGATATAGACTTTAATCCAGTTATGTGCGATGGATTAGCAGAATGTAATAAAGCTTTAAAAATGGCTAAAGTGAATAGATTAAAGGGAAATTTCATAGAGGGTATGGCCTGCACGGGGGGGTGTATAGGAGGAGCGGCTTCTGTACACCACGGACCTAAGGATCGTGGTCAGGTAGATAAATATGGTAAATTGGCAATCGAAAAGAAGATAAAGGATTCTTTAAGAGTCCTAAATATAGATGACTTAGAATTAAATAGATAGTGAAAAAAGTGCCTATGGGGTATCTTTGTTGTCGCAAGTTGCAAGTTATAAGTTCCAAGTTCCAAGATTAAGGTTATTCTTGAGGAGTAAAAAGTTATTTATACCGATTAAAGATTTTTAAAGACATGGGAGAATGACCTAAAAAACTTGGAACATGGTGGAACTAAAAAAGCGCTTTAAGCGCTTTTTTTCTTTTCAGAACGTTGTAATAAATATATAACTGCAAGTAAAACAAGACCTATTCCACTGGTTATATAGCTAGGATTTACTAGCATTAAGCCAGAACCAAAGAGGATTAGTCGTTCTATGGCATTTGACGGTCTTAGGAAGTATCCGCTAACACCCCCAGCAATACCAAACATACCGATTAAAGCCGTAGTTAAAGCAACAATTACTGCTATAGGAGTTGCATCAACTAGTACCAAAACAGGAGATGTTGCAAATATATATGGAACAAGATATGCCGCAAAGGCTAGCTTTGAAGCTTCAACACCGGTTTTAAATGGATTAGATCCAGCGATACCTGAGCCGGCGAAGGCTGCCAATGCTACTGGAGGTGTTATATCTGCAACTATACCAAAATAAAATACGAAAAGGTGAGCTGCTATTACTGGAACTCCCACCTTGATTAGTGCAGGGGCTGCTATAGTAGCTTGAACTATATAGTTAGCGGTAGTGGGCATACCCATACCTAAAATAATTGATGCTATCATAGTTAAGAACATTGTAAGATAGATATTTCCTGCAGAAAGCAATACTATACCATGGGAAAGTTTTATACCCAGTCCAGTAAGGGTAACGACACCAACGATTATACCTGCACTGGCACAGGCCATAACAACGGGAAGTGCGCTTCTGGCTCCCTCTTCCAAGCCCTTAATAACTTCCTTTATACCGAATTGCTGGTCTTTATCAATATAGGAATTAATAAATCCGATTATTAATGAAGAACCAATCCCCCCTAAAGCAGCACGCATAGGAGTAAAACCCTTAACTAAAAGCCAGACTATAACGATTATTGGTAAACCCAAAAACCACTTTTCCTTTAAAAGCTTTTTAGCCTTTGGAAGTTGACTTTTTGGTATACCTTCAAGACCATTCTTCTTAGCTTCTAAGTGAACCATTATAAATATACCTGTAAAGTAAAGAAGGGCTGGTATTGAAGCTGCTAATGCAATTGTAACATAGGGTAGATCTGTAAACTCCGTCATTATAAATGCTGCTGCACCCATAACGGGTGGCATTAACTGCCCACCTGTAGAAGCTGCTGCTTCTACGGCTCCTGCAAACTCTGATCTATATCCAATACTTTTCATAAGTGGGATAGTGACTGATCCAGTACCAACCGTATTTGCAACGGAACTACCAGAGATAGTTCCCTGGGATGCACTTGCAACGATAGCAGCTTTAGCTGGACCACCGGTAGTATGTCCTGCCAAGGCGAGGGCCAAATCAGTTAACCAGTCTCCTATGCCCGTCATTTTTAAGTAGGTAGCAAATAAGAGGAATAGGAAAATAAAAGTAGAAGAAACCATTATAGGGGTACCTAGTATTGATTCAGTACTTATCCATGCATAGGTGGCTATTCTTTGAAGACTGTATCCACCATGGGAGAAATAACCAGGTACAAAATTTCCAAAGAAAGCATAAAGTAAGAAGGTACCAGAAACCGTTATGAGTACTGGCCCCGCAACTCTCCTTGTTGCTTCGATTACTAAGATAACAGCTATAATAGAAATTATCATATCGGTTTGAGTATAGGCCCCAGCTCTAAATAATAAATCTTCAAAGTTGAGAACATGGTAGCCTACGACTAGAATCGATGCGGCTAATA includes:
- a CDS encoding (2Fe-2S) ferredoxin domain-containing protein, whose product is MIEINVCIGSACHLKGAYNVITNLKKLIQEKQLENKIEVKAAFCLGECTRGVSVRINDENIVSVGEDKVDRFFEAHLAGRL
- a CDS encoding 4Fe-4S binding protein, which translates into the protein MDSLTISNANCRNCYKCFRNCLVKSIKIKNEQAEMVNKTCIYCGQCLTSCPQGAIKFESDLNLVKRAMNEGKKVVVSIAPSFVGAFDILEAGQVVTALKNLGFDIVEETAIGAEVVKNLYKESINKKNRKNIITTCCPSANSLIEIYYPSMLKYMLPVVSPMIAHGKILKRSYGSDVFVVFIGPCISKNIEARDFQHDTAVDAVLTFNELKTWIKEENIDIQSLSNSNFDNKSYKAGSSFPLNGSIIENLFKEDKHSYELINVSGINECKEILESIEKGELSNVCLEINICKGGCIAGPGMPKDSGSYYSRKKKVRDYATKKEVLAQEDYFHLPKEMNLKKLFFDKSIKTIKASEEEIEVILNKMGKYKKEDELNCGSCGYDTCREKAQGIFEGKAEHNICLPYMRNRSESLANITFEYTPNVIFVLSGELKVLEFNPSAERIFKVKADYIKGKPISMLIDDSDFGQVIKTKGNILGKRISYLDYGVVLFQNILYLDDQNVLLVIMSNNTMEEKQKEELKKVKENAVRAAQNVINKQMRVAQEIASLLGETTAETKTTLTKLKMIALAEDGDLK
- a CDS encoding serine/threonine-protein phosphatase yields the protein MSFFIDISYDSLNKNGEELCGDKVEIVYTDNSTIIVLADGLGSGVKANILATLTSKIAATMLKEGSTIYETVDTIVNTLPECKVRKLAYSTFTIVKVYNDGKVYIVECDNPPIFFIRNNRILNIEKTDKNINGKLIKESEFMLEKEDVLTVVSDGVIHAGVGGILNLGWQWENVAEYLERLSKDMKSAKNISKGLVNACNNLYVNKPGDDTTVATIKVRHPEIVNIFTGPPQDQNNDTYVIDELMKSEGKKIVCGGTAAKITSRELAEDLVTNIDYIDKEVPPTAHIKGIDLVTEGVLTLSKAVEKIRCFSDSSCDKYTVYNPTKKDGASLLARILIEECTHINLWVGKAVNPAHQNPDLPIDLSIKLKVVDQLVKLMKKLGKNVNLINV
- a CDS encoding 4Fe-4S dicluster domain-containing protein — encoded protein: MRRFENDVQVIKYEVLKEVARLAMEGTLEENRHTIPEKISPGPKPRTRCCVYKERAIIEERIKIASGGDKENPNNIEIINIACDECSINRYTVTEACRGCLAKWCHEACPVDAIYYVGHRAYINNNKCIECGRCKNVCPYNAISDVMRPCRKACEADALYIDSDKKAVIDSEKCVQCGACVYKCPFGAIVDKSFVVDVIDLLKESKESDTNVYAVIAPAISTQFTHVKIGQLVKGIKLLGFHDVVEAALGADIIAFHETGEFAKEVGEKGVITSSCCPAFVSYIRRNYPELEDNISTAVSPMIAVSRLIKNTDKNAKVVFIGPCTAKKMEINEEGVRGSTDYVITFEELTSMIDAAEIDLKECEEEVLDNASFFGRIFARSGGLTEAINHVIKEEKIDIDFNPVMCDGLAECNKALKMAKVNRLKGNFIEGMACTGGCIGGAASVHHGPKDRGQVDKYGKLAIEKKIKDSLRVLNIDDLELNR
- a CDS encoding TRAP transporter permease, whose product is MSENNLKPTLDEEKQQELMAKYDREFTYRKLTGLLGKIVFVLAIVWSLWQLYTATFGLKPPTIQRGVHVGFALVLVYLLYPLRTSDKSNKVKWYDYILLAASILVVGYHVLNFEDLLFRAGAYTQTDMIISIIAVILVIEATRRVAGPVLITVSGTFLLYAFFGNFVPGYFSHGGYSLQRIATYAWISTESILGTPIMVSSTFIFLFLLFATYLKMTGIGDWLTDLALALAGHTTGGPAKAAIVASASQGTISGSSVANTVGTGSVTIPLMKSIGYRSEFAGAVEAAASTGGQLMPPVMGAAAFIMTEFTDLPYVTIALAASIPALLYFTGIFIMVHLEAKKNGLEGIPKSQLPKAKKLLKEKWFLGLPIIVIVWLLVKGFTPMRAALGGIGSSLIIGFINSYIDKDQQFGIKEVIKGLEEGARSALPVVMACASAGIIVGVVTLTGLGIKLSHGIVLLSAGNIYLTMFLTMIASIILGMGMPTTANYIVQATIAAPALIKVGVPVIAAHLFVFYFGIVADITPPVALAAFAGSGIAGSNPFKTGVEASKLAFAAYLVPYIFATSPVLVLVDATPIAVIVALTTALIGMFGIAGGVSGYFLRPSNAIERLILFGSGLMLVNPSYITSGIGLVLLAVIYLLQRSEKKKSA